In Silene latifolia isolate original U9 population chromosome 3, ASM4854445v1, whole genome shotgun sequence, a single window of DNA contains:
- the LOC141646945 gene encoding uncharacterized protein LOC141646945 — protein MVSLCFIVDQKRRIRSHRPVASLCSRCGGGARVADMQTETRCCFIPFYFKYWKAIICTFCGVILKSYGGNK, from the exons atgGTGTCCTTGTGTTTCATAGTAGACCAAAAGAGAAGGATTAGAAGCCATAGACCGGTAGCAAGCTTATGTTCACGGTGTGGCGGTGGCGCTCGTGTCGCCGATATGCAAACGGAGACTAGATGTTGTTTCATTCCTTTTTATTTCAAGTATTGGAAAGCTATTATTTGCACTTTTTGTGGTGTTATTCTTAAATCTTATGG GGGCAACAAATGA